A section of the Gemmatimonadota bacterium genome encodes:
- a CDS encoding methyltransferase domain-containing protein, which translates to MGRGARGVGIELLDEPGITGPELGASLEHVADATTRLGGLGPLARALARVPTSDGTLRLLDVGAGNGRVAAMLARILERRGRPVRWVCSDLAPGALDHVLCPRTPRVACDARTLPFADDSFDAAVSVLTLHHFDPGDARAVLAEMARVARGPVVVSDLRRSVGGSWGARLLAETVWRRNRFTRHDAPLSASKAYTDGEAGVLAREAGLSRVRVRRHFPFRFVLVAQP; encoded by the coding sequence ATGGGCCGGGGGGCGCGCGGCGTGGGGATCGAGCTGCTGGATGAGCCCGGGATCACCGGCCCCGAGCTGGGCGCGAGCCTGGAGCACGTGGCCGACGCCACCACCCGGCTGGGGGGGCTGGGCCCGCTCGCGCGGGCGCTGGCCCGCGTGCCGACGTCCGACGGCACGCTGCGCCTCCTGGACGTGGGCGCGGGCAACGGCCGGGTGGCGGCGATGCTCGCCCGCATCCTGGAGCGGCGCGGCCGCCCCGTCCGCTGGGTGTGCTCCGACCTGGCCCCCGGCGCCCTGGACCATGTGCTCTGTCCCCGGACGCCGCGCGTGGCGTGCGACGCCCGCACGCTTCCTTTCGCGGACGACAGCTTCGACGCGGCCGTCTCCGTGCTCACGCTGCACCACTTCGACCCCGGGGACGCGCGCGCCGTCCTCGCGGAGATGGCGCGGGTGGCGCGGGGGCCGGTGGTCGTCTCCGACCTGCGCCGGTCGGTGGGCGGCTCGTGGGGCGCGCGGCTGCTGGCCGAGACCGTCTGGCGCCGCAACCGCTTCACGCGGCACGACGCGCCCCTCTCCGCGAGCAAGGCCTACACGGACGGAGAGGCCGGGGTGCTCGCGCGTGAGGCCGGGCTGTCGCGGGTCCGGGTGCGCCGCCACTTCCCCTTCCGCTTCGTCCTGGTGGCCCAGCCATGA
- a CDS encoding NAD(P)/FAD-dependent oxidoreductase, with protein MTDWDVVVVGAGPAGSVTAGLLAERGRRVLLLERWSHPRPKPCGEFLNPGALAALERTGFASAVLRLDPPLLSGWELTTWSGVHVSAGFAHPGGTVPPHGLGVDRARLDQALALEAVRRGAVLEERQQVLRVRPGPDGVEIDVRSGARESVRRARLLIAADGLRSRIARQLGATRRRPRRARVSLTARVRGVGPASDRGWLRIGGTRTVGMAPVSLDPPLWNVTGVVDSEVEGRRLAADPEAFLALLLEQAAFPWVEDPRVVAGPWASGPFDWPVRRRTGPRWALVGDAAGYFDPLTGQGIHQAVHSAELAAADAERSLARADGARPLHRYARRLARSLAGTRAVQRLVAAVVEGPRLGGQVLPRLAAHPASASALLTVTGDLAHPLTLLRPRVWSPLLNRSPVTLDGGRTC; from the coding sequence ATGACCGACTGGGACGTCGTGGTCGTCGGCGCCGGCCCCGCCGGGAGCGTGACGGCGGGGCTGCTCGCGGAGCGCGGACGACGCGTCCTCCTGCTCGAACGCTGGAGCCATCCCCGTCCGAAGCCCTGCGGCGAGTTCCTCAACCCGGGCGCCCTGGCCGCCCTGGAGCGCACGGGCTTCGCGTCGGCGGTGCTCCGGCTCGACCCGCCCCTCCTGAGCGGTTGGGAGTTGACGACCTGGTCTGGCGTGCACGTCTCGGCGGGGTTCGCGCATCCGGGCGGCACCGTGCCGCCGCACGGCCTGGGGGTGGACCGGGCCCGCCTGGACCAGGCCCTGGCCCTGGAGGCGGTGCGCCGCGGCGCGGTCCTGGAGGAGCGTCAGCAGGTGCTGCGCGTGCGGCCCGGCCCGGACGGCGTGGAGATCGACGTGCGATCCGGCGCCCGGGAGAGCGTGCGCCGGGCCCGTCTGCTGATCGCCGCCGACGGTCTGCGCTCACGCATCGCCCGCCAGCTCGGAGCCACGCGCCGACGGCCGCGCCGTGCCCGCGTGTCGCTGACGGCCCGCGTTCGCGGCGTCGGGCCGGCGTCCGATCGCGGCTGGCTCCGCATCGGGGGGACGCGGACGGTGGGCATGGCGCCCGTCTCGCTGGACCCTCCGCTGTGGAACGTCACCGGGGTGGTCGATTCCGAGGTCGAAGGCCGGCGACTCGCCGCCGACCCGGAGGCCTTCCTGGCGCTGCTGTTGGAGCAGGCGGCCTTCCCGTGGGTAGAGGATCCTCGGGTCGTCGCCGGACCCTGGGCGAGTGGCCCCTTCGACTGGCCGGTCCGGCGCCGCACCGGACCCCGCTGGGCGCTCGTGGGGGATGCCGCCGGGTACTTCGATCCCCTGACGGGGCAGGGGATCCATCAGGCGGTCCACAGCGCCGAGCTGGCCGCGGCGGACGCGGAGCGATCGCTGGCACGGGCGGACGGCGCCCGACCCCTGCACCGCTACGCGCGCCGCCTGGCCCGCTCCCTGGCCGGAACGCGCGCCGTGCAGCGGCTGGTGGCCGCCGTGGTGGAGGGACCCCGACTCGGCGGCCAGGTGCTGCCGCGGCTCGCGGCCCACCCTGCCTCGGCCTCCGCGCTGCTGACGGTCACCGGGGACCTGGCCCACCCGCTGACGCTGCTGCGGCCCCGGGTCTGGAGCCCGCTGTTGAACCGTTCCCCCGTCACACTGGATGGAGGCAGGACGTGCTGA
- a CDS encoding SRPBCC family protein, producing MLTIDERVCAAPVERAFRIAADVERWPDILPHYRWVRFRSKAGFGEGIVEMAAWRPFGAFNYPTWWLSEMTHDPERHTVYYKHIGGITRGMRVQWEVRPADDGRGTLLRIVHEWEGPEWPLIGRFAADAVIGPHFVHVIASRTLAGIARAAEADGSAT from the coding sequence GTGCTGACGATCGACGAACGGGTATGCGCGGCTCCGGTCGAGCGCGCCTTCCGCATCGCCGCCGACGTGGAACGGTGGCCCGACATCCTCCCGCACTACCGGTGGGTGCGCTTCCGCTCCAAGGCAGGCTTCGGCGAAGGCATCGTGGAGATGGCGGCGTGGCGCCCGTTCGGGGCGTTCAACTATCCCACCTGGTGGCTCTCCGAGATGACGCACGACCCCGAGCGCCACACGGTCTACTACAAGCACATCGGGGGGATCACCCGGGGGATGCGCGTCCAGTGGGAGGTGCGGCCCGCGGACGATGGACGCGGCACGCTGCTCCGCATCGTGCACGAATGGGAGGGTCCGGAGTGGCCCCTCATCGGCCGGTTCGCGGCCGATGCCGTGATCGGTCCGCACTTCGTGCACGTCATCGCCTCGCGCACGCTCGCCGGCATCGCGCGCGCGGCCGAAGCGGACGGGAGCGCCACGTGA
- a CDS encoding beta-ketoacyl-[acyl-carrier-protein] synthase family protein, with the protein MSRRVVVTGIGPITASGIGRAGLEEGLRGGRSPVDRISRFDPSPFRSHIAAEVPDFEPTHHMDAARAKRLDRFGQFSIASARLALEDAALDETRLDGDRVAVQMGSALGGVSHAEAELQNYLTRGVRGVDPRLALTVFGGAASCNVAIEFGFRGPNSTNAMSCASGTIAVGEAWRLIRDGSADVALAGGIEAPLSPLSYGAFAIIRAMSTRNDDPARACRPFDAARDGFVMGEGACTLVLETLEHATARGARIHAEILGYANSNDAHHMTAPLPDGSQAARAMRMALERADVRPEQIDYVNAHASSTPLNDSTESLALRTVFGERADVLPVSGTKPFYGHALGASGAIETGICCMALQSGWMPPTLNLEEPGDGCDLNYVSGAGRTAELRHVLTNSFGFGGINACLVLGRAAENGAA; encoded by the coding sequence GTGAGCCGCCGCGTGGTCGTCACCGGGATCGGGCCCATCACGGCCTCGGGCATCGGTCGGGCCGGGTTGGAGGAAGGGCTACGCGGCGGCCGCTCGCCCGTCGATCGCATCTCCCGCTTCGATCCCTCGCCCTTCCGCTCCCACATCGCCGCCGAGGTCCCCGACTTCGAGCCTACGCACCACATGGACGCGGCGCGCGCCAAGCGGCTCGACCGGTTCGGCCAGTTCTCGATCGCGTCCGCGCGTCTCGCGCTGGAGGACGCTGCACTGGACGAGACGCGGCTGGACGGAGATCGCGTCGCCGTGCAGATGGGTTCGGCGCTCGGCGGCGTCAGCCACGCGGAAGCGGAGCTGCAGAACTACCTCACGCGCGGTGTGCGGGGTGTGGACCCGCGCCTGGCGCTGACCGTCTTCGGCGGCGCCGCGTCGTGCAACGTCGCCATCGAGTTCGGATTCCGCGGCCCCAACTCCACCAACGCCATGAGCTGCGCATCGGGCACCATCGCCGTGGGCGAAGCGTGGCGGCTGATCAGGGACGGCAGTGCCGACGTCGCGCTGGCGGGAGGCATCGAAGCGCCCCTGTCGCCGCTGTCCTATGGGGCGTTCGCCATCATCCGCGCCATGAGCACACGCAATGACGATCCCGCTCGCGCCTGTCGCCCCTTCGACGCCGCGCGCGACGGCTTCGTGATGGGCGAGGGCGCCTGCACGCTCGTGCTGGAGACGTTGGAACACGCGACCGCCCGCGGCGCGCGGATCCACGCCGAGATCCTCGGCTATGCCAACTCGAACGACGCGCATCACATGACGGCACCCCTGCCGGACGGCAGCCAGGCCGCGCGCGCCATGCGCATGGCGCTGGAACGCGCCGACGTCCGACCCGAGCAGATCGACTACGTGAACGCCCACGCATCCTCCACCCCACTCAACGATTCGACCGAGTCGTTGGCCCTGCGCACGGTGTTCGGCGAACGCGCCGACGTCCTGCCGGTGAGTGGGACGAAGCCCTTCTACGGCCACGCGCTCGGCGCCTCCGGCGCGATCGAGACAGGGATCTGTTGCATGGCGCTCCAGAGCGGATGGATGCCCCCCACGCTCAACCTCGAGGAGCCCGGGGACGGCTGCGACCTGAACTACGTCTCGGGTGCCGGGCGTACCGCAGAGCTCCGGCATGTGCTCACCAACTCGTTCGGGTTCGGTGGGATCAACGCGTGCCTCGTGTTGGGTCGGGCCGCGGAGAACGGGGCCGCGTGA
- a CDS encoding DUF4126 family protein, with translation MTLLEGLLPTALLAGLTLAAAAGVDLYLTLGLLALAPVLGFGEWLPETFRAAVAAPLPLVLAVGFYVLEFAAERSRPVRVYWHLPQTVVRPIAAGLLTALLLDGVAVPGGALVWSVLAAGIALLAHDLKTGAGMLGWLYGVEAPSGLLLSLAEDVVAIGLVTLALDAPALSLGVTLAALVLAWVLTPSLLTASRLGRSLAWSRSWGSLVPFQWTDEGALAPAVREILAAVDRPFGKSLRVAGCARLESGRRRSLRAAWLVSGADTPLLLVRRGRRSPVLEALPLTPAARLESEALFVRLRLRSRPFLALVFPRAGPSRDALEVEVERWGVAAGNPSLDRV, from the coding sequence GTGACGCTGCTGGAAGGGCTCCTCCCCACCGCCCTCCTCGCCGGTCTCACGCTGGCGGCGGCGGCCGGGGTCGACCTCTACCTCACGCTGGGGCTGCTCGCGCTGGCGCCCGTCCTCGGGTTCGGGGAATGGCTGCCCGAGACGTTCCGCGCCGCCGTGGCGGCCCCCCTCCCCCTGGTGCTGGCCGTCGGCTTCTACGTCCTGGAGTTCGCGGCCGAGCGCTCCCGGCCGGTGCGCGTCTACTGGCACCTGCCCCAGACGGTGGTGCGTCCGATCGCCGCCGGCCTGCTCACCGCGTTGCTCCTGGACGGGGTCGCCGTCCCGGGCGGAGCGCTCGTCTGGAGCGTGCTCGCAGCGGGGATCGCGCTGCTCGCCCACGACCTCAAGACCGGAGCCGGCATGCTGGGCTGGCTCTACGGCGTCGAGGCCCCGTCCGGCCTGCTCCTCTCCCTGGCCGAGGACGTGGTCGCGATCGGGCTGGTGACCCTGGCCCTGGATGCCCCCGCGCTGTCCCTGGGGGTCACCCTGGCGGCGCTCGTCCTGGCCTGGGTGCTGACCCCCTCGCTGCTGACCGCGAGCCGTCTGGGCCGCTCGCTGGCGTGGAGCCGGTCCTGGGGCTCGCTGGTGCCCTTCCAGTGGACGGACGAGGGCGCGCTCGCTCCGGCCGTCCGCGAGATCCTGGCCGCGGTCGACCGCCCCTTCGGCAAGTCGCTCCGGGTGGCGGGCTGCGCCCGGCTGGAGAGCGGCCGACGCCGCTCGCTCCGCGCCGCCTGGCTGGTGTCGGGGGCGGACACCCCCCTGCTCCTGGTCCGGCGTGGGCGGCGCTCGCCCGTCCTGGAGGCCCTGCCGCTCACCCCGGCGGCCCGGCTGGAGTCGGAGGCCCTGTTCGTCCGGCTCCGGCTCCGCAGCCGTCCGTTCCTCGCCCTGGTCTTCCCCCGGGCCGGGCCGTCCCGTGACGCCCTGGAGGTCGAGGTGGAGCGGTGGGGCGTGGCGGCGGGGAACCCGTCGCTGGACCGAGTGTAA
- a CDS encoding RNA polymerase sigma factor RpoD/SigA — protein sequence MFSSSRGLDSFDQYLQDVEKYPLIQDPEEERALARRARSGDKEAAERLVTANLRFVISYVKKYQGRGLGLAELVCIGNEGLLKAVKKFDPEKGVKFISYAVWWIRQTVLQALAEQTRSVRIPLNQNSNLAKLSRTDTALTQALGRTPTDQEIAEEMGEPIDTIRALRRVAASELSLDAPIDRGDRDSASFGERFAGADAEDIEQDVEAIARRDYMETMFERYLTERERKILYLYYGLDDGEERTLEEIGSLLGVTRERIRQIRNRAFEKLRESPDGESLSNFWMAS from the coding sequence ATGTTCTCTTCGTCTCGTGGCCTCGACTCCTTCGATCAGTACCTCCAGGACGTCGAGAAATACCCCCTGATCCAGGATCCGGAGGAGGAGCGGGCGCTCGCGCGCCGCGCCCGGTCCGGAGACAAGGAGGCGGCGGAGCGTCTGGTCACCGCCAACCTCCGCTTCGTCATCTCCTACGTGAAGAAGTATCAGGGCCGCGGCCTGGGTCTGGCCGAGCTCGTCTGCATCGGGAACGAGGGACTGCTCAAGGCGGTCAAGAAGTTCGATCCCGAGAAGGGCGTGAAGTTCATCAGCTACGCGGTCTGGTGGATCCGCCAGACGGTCCTGCAGGCCCTGGCCGAGCAGACCCGCTCGGTCCGCATCCCGCTGAACCAGAACAGCAACCTCGCCAAGCTCTCCCGCACGGACACGGCGCTCACCCAGGCGTTGGGCCGCACGCCCACCGACCAGGAGATCGCCGAGGAGATGGGCGAGCCGATCGACACCATCCGGGCCCTGCGGCGCGTCGCCGCCAGCGAGCTCTCGCTGGATGCGCCGATCGACCGGGGGGACCGCGACAGCGCCAGCTTCGGAGAGCGCTTCGCCGGTGCCGACGCCGAGGACATCGAGCAGGATGTGGAGGCCATCGCCCGGCGCGACTACATGGAGACCATGTTCGAGCGCTACCTCACCGAGCGTGAGCGGAAGATCCTCTACCTGTACTACGGGCTCGACGACGGCGAGGAGCGGACGCTGGAGGAGATCGGCTCGCTGCTGGGCGTGACCCGCGAGCGCATCCGCCAGATCCGCAACCGCGCCTTCGAGAAGCTCCGCGAAAGCCCCGACGGCGAATCGCTCTCCAACTTCTGGATGGCGTCCTAG
- the ssb gene encoding single-stranded DNA-binding protein — MSRSVNKVILVGNVGRDPDIQVTRSGTKVAHLSLATNRRHTGEEEERTEWHRLTLWNRLAEVTQEHVHRGDRIYVEGRLEYDSYEREGVRIPTVDVMVRELVLLSRREDGGEGEPDEEA, encoded by the coding sequence ATGAGCCGCTCGGTCAACAAGGTCATCCTGGTGGGCAACGTGGGGAGGGATCCGGACATCCAGGTCACGCGCAGCGGGACCAAGGTCGCCCACCTGTCGCTCGCCACCAATCGCCGCCACACGGGGGAGGAGGAGGAGCGCACGGAGTGGCACCGGCTGACCCTCTGGAATCGGCTCGCGGAGGTGACGCAGGAGCACGTCCACCGGGGGGACCGCATCTACGTGGAGGGCCGGCTCGAGTACGACTCCTACGAGCGCGAGGGGGTGCGCATCCCCACGGTGGACGTGATGGTGCGCGAGCTGGTGCTGTTGTCACGGCGGGAGGACGGGGGCGAGGGCGAGCCGGACGAGGAGGCCTGA